The window TATCTGGCTCGCCATCCGTAATGACCGTACTCGGGCCGATGAACTCGCCACCGCGCATGCCGATCGCTGCCGCGTGTTGCCGTTGGATGTCGCCGATGCCGCCGCATGGGCCGAAGCAATCAAACAAATTTTAACTAAAGATCAGCGCGTGGACGTGCTCGTGAACAACGCGGGAAAGCACGACGACGTTCTCCTCGCGCAGATGTCGCCAGAATCCTGGCGCGACGTGATGAACGTCAATCTGGATGGTGTTTTTCACGGTTGTCAGGCAGTCTTGCCGGCCATGATCAATCAACGCGCCGGACGCATCGTGAATATTTCCTCGCTCAGCGCCCTGCTCGCGCCGCCGGGCCAGACGAACTATGCCGCCGCCAAGGCCGGCGTAGTGGCCTTGACCCAATCACTCGCAAAGGAAGTCGCGCGCATCGGCATTACTGTAAACGCAGTGTGCCCCGGCTATGTGGACACCGCCGCGTTTGCCAGTTTGAACGCCGAGGAACGCAAAGCCATCCAGGCAAAAATACCGATGCGCCGTTTTGGCCGCCCGGAGGAAGTCACGTCGGCGGTGCTGTTTCTCGCGAGTGCCGGCGCCAGCTACGTAACCGGCTCGATTTTGAAAGTTGACGGAGGAATTCTCTAATGGACGAACTCAAAGAACTGAAAGACCAGATCAAAACCATGATGGTGGAAAACCTCATGCTGCAAATGACCGCCGCTGATATCCAGGACGACCAGCCGCTGTTCGGCCCGAACAGCCTCGGCCTCGATTCCGTGGATGCGCTGCAACTCGTGGTCGCGCTCGATAAAAATTTTGGCCTGAAAGTCCCCGACCCCGCCGCCGCCAAACAAATTCTCCACAACGTCAATACGATGGCCACCGCCGTTGCCGACCTGCGCAAATAGCGCAAAGA is drawn from Verrucomicrobiia bacterium and contains these coding sequences:
- a CDS encoding SDR family NAD(P)-dependent oxidoreductase — protein: MNSRVILITGANGGLGLAFGRAFLEESPGNIIWLAIRNDRTRADELATAHADRCRVLPLDVADAAAWAEAIKQILTKDQRVDVLVNNAGKHDDVLLAQMSPESWRDVMNVNLDGVFHGCQAVLPAMINQRAGRIVNISSLSALLAPPGQTNYAAAKAGVVALTQSLAKEVARIGITVNAVCPGYVDTAAFASLNAEERKAIQAKIPMRRFGRPEEVTSAVLFLASAGASYVTGSILKVDGGIL
- a CDS encoding acyl carrier protein, with the translated sequence MDELKELKDQIKTMMVENLMLQMTAADIQDDQPLFGPNSLGLDSVDALQLVVALDKNFGLKVPDPAAAKQILHNVNTMATAVADLRK